A genomic region of Kribbella sp. NBC_00382 contains the following coding sequences:
- a CDS encoding NAD(P)-dependent oxidoreductase — MFGATGAVGTRTTQEALSRDHEVTAVGRSRVRLEMLPPSHGRTLLIEQGDASDPADVVRLSRGQDVVIGATRPLPGQEHELAIAAKGLTAGLAGSAVRLVVVGGAASLTLPGAPRMTVVDGPDFPRELRPIALACNEQYEVVRGSDDVDWVYVSPPASLEPGVRTGQYRVGRDELLVAPGGASYISMEDFAVALIDEIEHPQHHRTRFTVGY; from the coding sequence AACAACCCAGGAAGCCCTCTCCCGGGACCACGAGGTAACAGCAGTCGGCCGGAGCCGTGTACGCCTGGAGATGCTGCCGCCTAGCCATGGACGCACACTCCTCATCGAACAAGGAGATGCATCTGACCCGGCTGATGTCGTCAGGCTGAGTCGCGGGCAGGATGTCGTCATCGGCGCCACCCGACCCCTGCCTGGGCAGGAACACGAGTTGGCGATTGCTGCCAAGGGGTTGACAGCTGGGCTGGCGGGTTCCGCGGTTCGGTTGGTGGTCGTCGGTGGTGCAGCGAGCCTCACGTTGCCTGGCGCTCCGCGGATGACGGTTGTGGACGGCCCCGACTTCCCGCGCGAGCTGCGGCCGATTGCGTTGGCTTGCAACGAGCAGTACGAGGTGGTTCGGGGCAGCGATGACGTGGACTGGGTTTATGTGAGTCCGCCGGCCAGCCTCGAACCCGGCGTACGGACCGGGCAGTACCGGGTGGGGCGGGACGAGTTGCTGGTGGCTCCCGGCGGGGCGTCGTACATCTCGATGGAGGACTTCGCCGTCGCGCTGATCGACGAGATCGAGCACCCGCAGCACCACCGGACCAGGTTCACGGTCGGGTACTGA
- a CDS encoding response regulator transcription factor, whose product MTQQRIPVWVKALDPLSQFGLVHALRQRPEIVLIGDAELAESQQAQSQQGKTDQRTTPPVVALIAVDSLDAGAVQVLRSAIQRGCRRTVLIGSTIDDEALMTAVELGVSGVLRRTDATADRIVHLLQAAAAGDGSLPPDLLGRLLGQVSRMQRHVLAPRGLSHTGLSDRETQVLRLVADGKDTQEIARALSYSERTVKNVLHDVTSRLQLKNRSHAVAYALREGLI is encoded by the coding sequence ATGACGCAACAACGCATACCTGTCTGGGTGAAGGCGCTCGACCCGCTGTCGCAGTTCGGGTTGGTGCACGCGCTCCGGCAGCGTCCGGAGATCGTGCTGATCGGTGACGCCGAACTGGCCGAGTCGCAGCAGGCGCAGTCGCAGCAGGGCAAGACCGACCAGCGCACCACCCCGCCAGTGGTGGCTCTGATCGCGGTCGACTCGCTGGACGCGGGCGCGGTGCAGGTACTGCGCTCGGCTATCCAACGCGGCTGTCGCCGGACCGTGCTGATCGGCAGCACGATCGACGACGAGGCGCTGATGACCGCGGTCGAGCTGGGGGTCTCGGGTGTGCTTCGGCGTACCGACGCGACCGCTGACCGCATCGTGCATCTGCTCCAGGCTGCGGCTGCCGGCGATGGCAGCCTGCCGCCTGACCTGCTGGGCCGGTTGCTCGGCCAGGTGTCGCGCATGCAGCGGCACGTGCTGGCACCGCGCGGCCTGTCCCACACCGGGCTGTCCGACCGGGAGACGCAGGTACTGCGGCTCGTGGCCGACGGCAAGGACACCCAGGAGATCGCGCGTGCGCTGTCCTACTCGGAGCGGACGGTGAAGAACGTCCTGCACGACGTCACCAGCCGCCTGCAGCTCAAGAACCGTTCGCACGCCGTCGCCTACGCCCTCCGCGAGGGCCTCATCTAG
- the aroQ gene encoding type II 3-dehydroquinate dehydratase, translating into MTDADGRRVLVLNGPNLGRLGSREPDVYGATTFADLVADCEKTGAELGLQVEVRQTDDEAELVGWIHEAADSKTPVVLNPAAFTHYSYALRDACAQRTAPLIEIHISNPAAREEFRHTSVVAAVASGTIAGFGLDSYRLALRALTTLF; encoded by the coding sequence GTGACTGATGCTGACGGACGCCGCGTACTGGTACTGAACGGACCGAACCTGGGCCGCCTGGGTTCCCGGGAGCCCGACGTCTACGGAGCGACCACGTTCGCCGATCTGGTCGCCGATTGCGAGAAGACCGGTGCCGAGCTCGGCCTCCAGGTGGAGGTCCGCCAGACGGACGACGAAGCGGAACTGGTCGGCTGGATCCACGAGGCCGCGGACAGCAAGACCCCCGTGGTCCTCAACCCGGCGGCCTTCACCCACTACTCGTATGCCCTCCGCGACGCCTGCGCCCAGCGCACCGCGCCCTTGATCGAGATCCACATCAGCAACCCGGCAGCCCGCGAGGAGTTCCGCCACACCAGCGTCGTGGCCGCCGTCGCCAGCGGCACCATCGCCGGCTTCGGCCTCGACTCCTACCGCCTGGCCCTGCGCGCCCTGACGACCCTGTTCTGA
- a CDS encoding TetR family transcriptional regulator, with translation MAGLRDRKKQQTHDALSRAAIELFLERGFDEVSVADIAAAADVSKPTLFKYFATKQDLALHRIADHAGEAARVVAAAPANPVEALRDHFVDGLKRRDPVTGLNDTPSVLAYYRLILHTPALANHVHQFVAADQTALADALGGGLANELTAADLISTQQVLSRRNWVALTGGITADTLYKTAVAEAKQAYARLARR, from the coding sequence ATGGCCGGACTGCGGGACCGTAAGAAGCAGCAGACCCACGACGCGCTCTCCCGGGCGGCGATCGAGCTCTTCCTGGAGCGCGGGTTCGACGAGGTGTCGGTGGCGGACATCGCGGCCGCCGCGGACGTCTCGAAGCCGACCCTGTTCAAGTACTTCGCCACCAAGCAGGACCTCGCCCTGCACCGGATCGCCGATCACGCCGGCGAGGCAGCGCGCGTCGTCGCCGCGGCGCCGGCCAACCCGGTCGAGGCGCTGCGCGATCACTTCGTCGACGGCCTGAAGCGGCGGGATCCGGTCACCGGTCTCAACGACACCCCGAGCGTCCTCGCCTACTACCGCCTGATCCTCCACACCCCGGCACTGGCCAACCACGTCCATCAGTTCGTCGCAGCCGACCAGACCGCTCTTGCCGACGCACTCGGCGGCGGCCTGGCCAACGAGCTGACAGCCGCCGACCTGATCTCGACCCAACAGGTCCTGTCCCGCCGCAACTGGGTCGCGCTCACCGGCGGCATCACCGCGGACACCCTCTACAAGACGGCGGTCGCCGAGGCGAAACAGGCCTATGCCCGGCTCGCCCGCCGATAG
- a CDS encoding HelD family protein: protein MRGLDEEREYAGRCRVALEAMIAGARQNVVVGELTWGDRYTAERLGYYLRSLAQELGDEGTGPPFFGLIGYGDDETAGEHRNQTYYLGRRHISDAIGRPPLVIDWRAPVSTSFYRASPTDPRGITTRRRFGWSTSTLTGYEDEHLQQPANQSSAPVSGILRAEIERPRVGPMRDIVATIQPEQDLLVRAELDESLCVQGAPGTGKTAVGLHRAAYLLYVHRARLQRNGVLVLGPNRAFLHYISAVLPTLGEVDVEQTTIEELLTDERHPIRSTDEPATARTKHDPRMAEVLRRALYERVRTPEDAVVVPDSSYRWRVNQHEFEQMVVDARQEATAYLLGRERVISRLVAALQRQAEARGQNCNGIWLRKMGRAVTPAVDAVWPAVKADELLADLLSDRALLARAADELLTDNEQGAISWPRPRKPKSALWTAADAVLLDEASALLERGQTYGHVVIDEAQDLSPMQCRAIARRSEHGSITVLGDLAQGTTPWATRNWPDQLAHLGKPDSQIVALTTGYRVPAAVVELANRLLHSLTIDVPPTRSFRSDGRLTIQRATDLAKACTDAVRAALKEEGSIGVIAADNAIDHLRTALREDGIDTIEPDGDGRVAVVPAALAKGLEYDHVIVIEPAAIIEAEPRGLNRLYVVLTRAVSRLDVLHSRALPQELDGTGT, encoded by the coding sequence ATGCGGGGACTGGACGAGGAACGCGAGTACGCCGGGCGCTGCCGCGTCGCGCTCGAGGCGATGATCGCCGGGGCGCGGCAGAACGTGGTCGTCGGCGAGCTGACCTGGGGTGATCGGTACACGGCCGAGCGGCTCGGCTACTACCTGCGGAGCCTTGCGCAGGAGCTCGGCGACGAGGGGACGGGACCGCCGTTCTTCGGCCTGATCGGCTACGGCGACGACGAGACCGCAGGCGAGCACCGCAACCAGACCTACTACCTCGGCCGCCGGCACATCTCGGATGCCATCGGCCGCCCGCCCCTGGTCATCGACTGGCGTGCCCCGGTCTCAACTTCCTTCTACCGCGCGAGCCCCACAGACCCCCGCGGCATCACCACCCGCCGCCGCTTCGGCTGGTCCACCAGCACCCTCACCGGCTACGAAGACGAACACCTCCAGCAACCAGCCAATCAGTCTTCAGCTCCGGTGTCAGGGATCTTGCGGGCGGAGATCGAGCGGCCTCGGGTGGGGCCGATGCGGGACATCGTGGCGACCATTCAGCCCGAGCAGGATCTGCTGGTGCGGGCCGAGCTGGACGAATCGCTTTGTGTGCAAGGGGCTCCGGGGACCGGGAAGACAGCGGTCGGGCTGCATCGGGCGGCCTACCTGTTGTACGTGCATCGCGCTCGGTTGCAACGCAACGGAGTACTGGTGCTCGGCCCCAACCGGGCGTTCCTGCACTACATCTCGGCCGTACTTCCGACGCTCGGCGAGGTCGATGTCGAGCAGACGACGATCGAGGAGCTGCTGACCGACGAACGGCACCCGATTCGCAGTACGGACGAGCCGGCGACTGCGCGGACGAAGCACGACCCGCGGATGGCCGAGGTGCTCCGGAGAGCGCTCTACGAACGGGTCCGCACACCAGAGGACGCAGTCGTCGTACCGGACTCGTCGTACCGGTGGCGGGTCAACCAGCACGAGTTCGAGCAGATGGTCGTCGACGCGCGGCAGGAGGCGACGGCGTACCTACTCGGCCGGGAGCGGGTGATCTCCCGCCTCGTCGCCGCCCTCCAGCGACAGGCCGAGGCCCGCGGCCAGAACTGCAACGGCATCTGGCTTCGCAAGATGGGCCGCGCGGTAACACCGGCCGTCGACGCGGTCTGGCCGGCCGTCAAAGCCGACGAGCTCCTCGCCGACCTACTCAGCGACCGCGCCCTCCTCGCCAGGGCCGCCGACGAGCTCCTCACCGACAACGAGCAGGGCGCGATCAGCTGGCCGCGCCCCCGCAAACCGAAGAGCGCTCTCTGGACCGCCGCCGACGCCGTCCTGCTGGACGAAGCGAGCGCTCTCCTCGAGCGCGGCCAGACCTACGGCCACGTGGTCATCGACGAAGCGCAGGACCTCTCCCCCATGCAGTGCCGCGCGATCGCCCGCCGCAGCGAACACGGCTCGATCACCGTCCTCGGCGACCTCGCCCAAGGCACGACGCCGTGGGCCACCCGCAACTGGCCCGACCAGCTCGCCCACCTCGGCAAGCCCGACAGTCAGATCGTCGCCCTCACCACCGGCTACCGCGTCCCCGCCGCCGTCGTCGAGCTGGCGAACCGTCTCCTCCACAGCCTCACCATCGACGTCCCGCCGACGAGATCCTTCCGCTCCGACGGCCGCCTGACCATCCAACGGGCAACAGACCTCGCCAAGGCCTGCACGGACGCAGTACGGGCTGCTTTGAAGGAAGAGGGCTCGATCGGCGTCATCGCCGCCGACAACGCGATCGACCACCTCAGAACAGCATTGCGAGAGGACGGCATCGACACGATCGAGCCCGACGGCGACGGCCGGGTAGCGGTCGTCCCGGCTGCGCTCGCGAAGGGCCTCGAGTACGACCACGTCATCGTCATCGAGCCCGCCGCCATCATCGAGGCCGAGCCCCGTGGCCTGAACCGGCTCTATGTTGTGCTCACCCGGGCGGTGTCCAGGCTGGACGTCCTGCACTCTCGCGCCCTCCCGCAGGAGCTGGACGGAACCGGTACCTGA
- a CDS encoding RNA polymerase sigma factor, giving the protein MSTPIVGVLMGEGTGQAVDSDRELWERLRSADQVALTELFHRYSDAVYNFAFRRTSSWSLAEDIVQATFTALWRRAGEGRIDVLALDSARPVLLTIARYECANVTRSGRRLTALRQRLGAIGGSTTTPDHSALAAEKVDDERAMSELRRALAKVPADQREVIELVAWSGCSMAEAAQVLGVPEGTVKSRLARARRRLTGLIDLDTTEGLR; this is encoded by the coding sequence ATGAGTACACCGATAGTGGGGGTGCTGATGGGAGAGGGCACGGGGCAGGCGGTCGATTCGGATCGGGAGCTGTGGGAACGGCTGCGATCCGCTGACCAGGTCGCCCTGACCGAGCTCTTCCATCGGTACAGCGACGCCGTCTACAACTTCGCGTTCCGCCGGACGAGCTCCTGGTCGCTCGCGGAGGACATCGTCCAGGCGACGTTCACCGCGCTGTGGCGGCGCGCCGGCGAGGGCCGGATCGACGTATTGGCGCTCGACAGCGCGCGCCCGGTGCTGCTGACGATCGCGCGGTACGAGTGCGCCAACGTGACCAGGTCCGGTCGGAGGCTGACTGCTCTGCGCCAGCGGCTCGGTGCCATCGGCGGGTCCACCACCACCCCGGACCACTCCGCGCTGGCCGCCGAGAAGGTCGACGACGAGCGTGCGATGAGCGAGTTGCGCCGGGCCCTGGCGAAGGTACCGGCCGATCAGCGCGAGGTGATCGAACTGGTCGCCTGGTCCGGTTGCTCGATGGCCGAGGCGGCCCAGGTCCTCGGCGTCCCCGAAGGCACCGTCAAGTCCCGCCTGGCCCGAGCCCGCCGCCGCCTCACCGGCCTGATCGATCTCGACACCACGGAAGGCCTGCGATGA
- the aroB gene encoding 3-dehydroquinate synthase, translating to MTDHQPEQVVDAAGANRIRVAAASPYDVVIGNNLLGELPALLGDDVRRVAVIHPRALRTSGDAIRDDLVAGGYTAHAIEIPDAEEAKSAEVLAYCWSVLGQAGFTRSDAIVSIGGGTTTDLAGFVAATWLRGVKVVHIPTTLLGMVDAAVGGKTGINTAEGKNLVGAFWEPAGVLCDLAALETLPRNDYVSGLAEVVKCGFIADPVILELVEADPEGAASPAYKHTEELIARAIQVKADTVGADLREKTTTAGGQIGREALNYGHTLGHAIERVERYKWRHGAAISIGMVFVAELARAAGKLDDATADRHRAVLESLGLPVKYRADAWPHLQDAMKLDKKTRADRLRFVILDALAKPTILEAPDPGLLIAAYTEVS from the coding sequence ATGACCGACCACCAGCCGGAGCAGGTCGTCGACGCGGCCGGCGCCAACCGGATCCGGGTTGCCGCGGCTTCGCCGTACGACGTTGTCATCGGCAACAATCTGCTCGGCGAACTGCCTGCCCTGCTGGGCGATGACGTCCGCCGCGTAGCGGTTATCCACCCACGTGCGCTGCGGACCAGCGGTGACGCGATCCGCGACGACCTGGTCGCCGGCGGGTACACAGCACATGCGATCGAGATCCCGGACGCCGAGGAGGCCAAGTCGGCCGAGGTGCTCGCGTACTGCTGGTCGGTGCTCGGTCAGGCCGGCTTCACCCGGTCCGACGCGATCGTGTCGATCGGCGGCGGGACGACAACCGACCTGGCCGGCTTCGTGGCGGCGACCTGGTTGCGTGGCGTCAAGGTGGTGCACATCCCGACGACGCTGCTCGGCATGGTCGACGCGGCCGTCGGCGGCAAGACCGGCATCAACACGGCCGAGGGCAAGAACCTGGTCGGCGCGTTCTGGGAGCCGGCCGGAGTACTTTGCGACCTGGCCGCGCTGGAAACCCTGCCCCGCAACGATTATGTGAGCGGCCTGGCCGAGGTGGTGAAGTGTGGCTTCATCGCCGATCCGGTGATCCTCGAGTTGGTGGAGGCGGATCCGGAGGGGGCTGCGTCACCGGCGTACAAGCACACCGAGGAACTGATCGCCCGCGCGATCCAGGTCAAGGCGGACACGGTCGGCGCGGATCTGCGCGAGAAGACGACGACCGCTGGCGGGCAGATCGGGCGCGAGGCGCTCAACTACGGACACACGCTCGGGCACGCGATCGAGCGGGTCGAGCGGTACAAGTGGCGTCATGGTGCGGCGATCAGCATCGGGATGGTTTTCGTCGCCGAGCTCGCCCGAGCGGCGGGCAAGCTCGACGACGCGACGGCCGATCGGCATCGCGCAGTACTGGAATCGCTCGGACTGCCGGTGAAGTACCGCGCCGACGCGTGGCCGCACCTGCAGGACGCGATGAAACTCGACAAGAAGACCCGGGCCGACCGCCTCCGCTTCGTGATCCTCGACGCCCTCGCCAAGCCCACAATCCTCGAAGCCCCCGACCCAGGCCTCCTCATCGCCGCCTACACCGAGGTCAGCTGA
- a CDS encoding shikimate kinase — MSAPVVVLVGPPGSGKSTIAELIAAKLGKAHRDTDTDVENTAGKPISDIFVDSGEPAFRAMERAAIVAALGADDVVLSLGGGAILDPDTRADLAGHNVVFLDVSVGEAAKRVGLGVARPLLLGNVRTQLKNLMDARRPLYAEIAKHTVSTDGRAPEEIADEILEQLG, encoded by the coding sequence GTGAGCGCTCCTGTAGTCGTTCTTGTTGGGCCGCCTGGGTCGGGGAAGTCGACGATCGCTGAGCTGATCGCGGCGAAGCTCGGCAAGGCTCACCGCGATACCGATACGGATGTCGAGAACACGGCGGGGAAGCCGATCTCGGACATCTTCGTGGACTCGGGTGAGCCTGCGTTCCGGGCGATGGAGCGGGCGGCGATCGTGGCGGCTCTCGGCGCCGACGACGTCGTACTGTCGCTCGGCGGTGGCGCCATCCTCGACCCCGACACGCGTGCGGATCTGGCCGGTCACAACGTCGTCTTCCTCGACGTCTCCGTCGGCGAAGCGGCCAAGCGGGTCGGTCTCGGCGTCGCGCGGCCGTTGCTGCTGGGCAACGTCAGGACGCAGCTGAAGAACCTGATGGACGCCCGCCGGCCGCTGTACGCCGAGATCGCCAAGCACACGGTGAGCACCGACGGCCGGGCGCCCGAGGAGATCGCCGACGAGATCCTGGAGCAACTCGGATGA
- the aroC gene encoding chorismate synthase, translating into MLRWLTAGESHGQALVAVLEGLPAGVQVTTDDVADALARRRLGYGRGARMKFERDEVTFLGGFRHGLSLGSPVAIQVGNTEWPKWEQVMSADPVDPDVLADLARNAPLTRPRPGHADLAGMQKYGFDEARPVLERASARETAARVALGEVAARFLQQAYGVTIVSHVVELGTVKAPYGVIPSYDDVARLDADPVRCLDPDASKQMVAEIDQAQKAGDTLGGVVEVIVDGLPPGLGSYVHWDRRLDSKLAGALMGIQAIKGVELGDGFELARTPGSQAHDEIVAEGGSVRRTSGRSGGTEGGMSTGETLRVRAAMKPIATVPRALRTIDTVTGEAAAAHHQRSDVCAVPAAGIVAEAMVALVLADVSVEKFGGDSVGETSRNHKSYLAGLPSTITPREWSAE; encoded by the coding sequence ATGTTGCGCTGGCTCACCGCCGGCGAGTCGCACGGACAAGCGCTCGTCGCCGTACTCGAAGGTCTTCCCGCAGGCGTCCAGGTCACCACAGATGACGTGGCCGACGCCCTGGCCCGTCGTCGTCTCGGCTACGGCCGTGGCGCCCGGATGAAGTTCGAGCGGGACGAGGTGACCTTTCTCGGCGGGTTCCGGCACGGACTGTCGCTCGGCAGCCCGGTCGCGATCCAGGTCGGCAACACCGAGTGGCCGAAGTGGGAGCAGGTGATGTCGGCCGACCCGGTCGATCCCGACGTACTGGCCGACCTGGCCCGGAACGCGCCGCTGACCCGCCCCCGGCCTGGCCATGCGGATCTGGCCGGCATGCAGAAGTACGGGTTCGACGAGGCCCGGCCGGTGCTCGAGCGGGCGAGTGCTCGCGAGACCGCGGCCCGGGTCGCGCTCGGTGAGGTCGCCGCGAGGTTCCTGCAGCAGGCGTACGGCGTGACGATCGTCAGCCATGTCGTCGAGCTCGGCACCGTCAAGGCGCCGTACGGCGTGATTCCCTCGTACGACGATGTCGCGCGGCTAGACGCCGATCCGGTCCGCTGCCTGGACCCGGACGCGAGCAAGCAGATGGTCGCGGAGATCGACCAGGCGCAGAAGGCCGGCGACACCCTCGGTGGCGTCGTCGAGGTGATCGTCGACGGACTCCCGCCGGGCCTCGGCAGCTACGTGCACTGGGATCGGCGGCTGGATTCGAAGCTGGCCGGTGCGCTGATGGGCATCCAGGCGATCAAGGGCGTCGAGCTCGGCGACGGCTTCGAGCTGGCCCGGACGCCGGGGTCGCAGGCGCATGACGAGATCGTCGCGGAGGGTGGCTCGGTACGGCGTACCAGCGGCCGCTCCGGTGGTACCGAAGGCGGCATGAGCACGGGGGAGACGCTGCGCGTGCGCGCGGCGATGAAGCCGATCGCGACCGTGCCGCGGGCGTTGCGCACGATCGACACGGTCACCGGCGAGGCGGCCGCGGCGCATCACCAGCGCTCCGACGTCTGCGCCGTACCGGCCGCGGGGATCGTCGCCGAGGCGATGGTCGCGCTGGTGCTGGCCGATGTGTCGGTGGAGAAGTTCGGCGGCGACTCGGTCGGCGAGACCTCCCGCAACCACAAGAGCTACCTGGCCGGCCTCCCCAGCACCATCACCCCCCGCGAGTGGAGCGCCGAGTGA
- a CDS encoding VOC family protein: MATVKQVQVTFDCADPERVARFWCEVLGYVVPPPPPGFADWDEFDRSLPAEHQGSAFACVDPTGVGPRLFFQRVPEGKVVKNRVHLDVRAGTGLVGDERLATLRAESERLIALGATVFQEQVADGFNESCITMLDIEGNEFCLD, translated from the coding sequence ATGGCAACGGTCAAGCAGGTCCAGGTCACCTTCGACTGCGCGGATCCCGAGCGCGTCGCCCGCTTCTGGTGCGAGGTACTGGGCTACGTCGTACCGCCGCCGCCCCCGGGCTTTGCCGACTGGGACGAGTTCGACCGCTCGCTGCCCGCCGAGCATCAGGGGTCGGCCTTCGCCTGCGTCGACCCGACCGGGGTGGGTCCGCGACTGTTCTTCCAGCGGGTGCCCGAGGGCAAGGTGGTCAAGAACCGGGTGCATCTCGACGTACGGGCCGGTACCGGGCTGGTGGGCGACGAGCGGCTGGCGACTCTCAGGGCCGAGTCCGAGCGGCTGATCGCGCTCGGTGCGACGGTCTTCCAGGAGCAGGTCGCCGACGGCTTCAACGAGTCGTGCATCACGATGCTGGACATCGAGGGCAACGAGTTCTGCCTCGATTGA
- a CDS encoding ADP-ribosylglycohydrolase family protein yields the protein MTRADDEAYRARVRGCLLGGAIGDALGGPVEFDDRSSIVADHPDGVREFVAKGPYWPAGTVTDDTQMTLFTVEGLIRAGVRTDRGIGFTLGVVHHAYDRWLDTQLLLKPSGERDGWLQSVRWLYARRAPGNTCLEALTAARKDGDTIQRFGEQAVNDSKGCGGVMRVAPVGLLPANNAEWIFDAAAQIAGYTHGHVTGKLASGALAAIIHHLNQGAGLDDALDEAQTLLATKPGHEETIAALAAARELAAQDLAHSPETIERLGGGWIAEEALAIGVYCALAYPEPDQFLDALALAVTHSGDSDSTGAICGNILGALHGETALPAELVFPLEGRGTILQLADDFVLEFTRANRLHGDYGPHTTWTTRYPGW from the coding sequence ATGACACGGGCCGACGACGAGGCCTACCGGGCCCGGGTCAGGGGCTGCCTGCTCGGCGGCGCGATCGGCGACGCGCTGGGCGGTCCGGTGGAGTTCGACGACCGGTCGTCGATCGTCGCCGACCACCCCGACGGCGTCCGCGAATTCGTTGCCAAGGGCCCGTACTGGCCGGCCGGTACGGTCACCGACGACACCCAGATGACGTTGTTCACGGTCGAGGGGCTGATCCGGGCCGGCGTCCGGACCGACCGTGGGATCGGCTTCACCCTCGGTGTCGTGCACCACGCCTACGACCGATGGCTGGACACCCAGCTGCTGCTGAAACCGAGCGGCGAGCGCGACGGCTGGCTGCAATCCGTCCGGTGGCTGTATGCACGCCGGGCGCCGGGCAATACCTGTCTGGAAGCGCTGACCGCGGCGCGCAAGGACGGCGACACCATCCAGCGCTTCGGGGAGCAGGCCGTCAACGACTCCAAAGGCTGCGGCGGCGTGATGCGGGTGGCGCCCGTCGGTCTGCTTCCCGCGAACAACGCGGAGTGGATCTTCGACGCGGCGGCCCAGATCGCCGGGTACACCCACGGCCATGTGACCGGCAAGCTCGCCTCGGGTGCGCTGGCCGCCATCATCCACCACCTCAACCAGGGCGCCGGCCTTGATGATGCGCTGGACGAAGCCCAAACCCTGCTGGCGACGAAGCCGGGCCATGAGGAGACCATCGCCGCGCTCGCCGCCGCGCGGGAGCTCGCGGCACAGGACCTTGCCCACAGTCCGGAGACGATCGAGCGGCTGGGTGGCGGCTGGATCGCTGAGGAAGCGCTCGCGATCGGCGTGTACTGCGCGCTCGCCTACCCCGAACCCGACCAGTTCCTCGACGCTCTTGCGCTCGCGGTGACGCACTCCGGCGACAGCGACTCCACCGGCGCGATCTGCGGCAACATCCTCGGCGCCTTGCATGGAGAGACCGCTCTCCCGGCCGAGCTCGTCTTCCCGCTCGAAGGCCGCGGCACGATCCTCCAGCTGGCCGACGACTTCGTCCTGGAGTTCACCCGCGCCAACCGCCTGCACGGCGACTACGGCCCGCACACCACGTGGACCACCCGCTACCCCGGCTGGTAG
- a CDS encoding A24 family peptidase produces MPADNALLAAGAGIVLCGPAAFALGPLVMRRIPEPILEEGDTKIPYAELAGQGVATKAAYWCGVTAAIAGGLLGWALGASAGLAAWLVLAVAGSVLGYIDARTRYLPSAIIWPAYLLVGLALVIAALQTGEWGSLWRSAIAGAVGFGVFYLLWFVFPRGVGFGDVRLSGLLSIALGWLGWGELVAGLYGGFFLGAVIGIVLTAAKVFKRKQLFPFGPFMLVGALIGVLAGQPLERLYLG; encoded by the coding sequence GTGCCGGCTGACAATGCGTTGCTCGCGGCAGGGGCCGGGATCGTCCTCTGCGGGCCGGCCGCGTTCGCGCTCGGGCCGCTGGTGATGCGCCGGATCCCGGAGCCGATCCTCGAAGAGGGCGACACCAAGATCCCGTACGCCGAACTCGCCGGGCAAGGCGTCGCCACCAAGGCGGCGTACTGGTGTGGCGTGACGGCCGCGATCGCCGGCGGGCTGCTCGGGTGGGCGCTCGGGGCGTCGGCCGGGCTGGCCGCCTGGCTGGTTCTCGCGGTCGCGGGATCGGTACTCGGGTACATCGACGCGCGGACGAGATACCTCCCGTCGGCGATCATCTGGCCCGCGTACCTGCTCGTCGGTCTGGCGCTGGTGATCGCTGCGCTGCAGACGGGCGAGTGGGGATCGCTGTGGCGGTCCGCGATCGCGGGAGCCGTCGGGTTCGGTGTGTTCTACCTGCTCTGGTTCGTGTTCCCGCGAGGCGTCGGTTTCGGCGACGTGCGGCTGTCCGGATTGCTGAGCATCGCGCTGGGCTGGCTCGGCTGGGGCGAGCTGGTGGCCGGTCTGTACGGCGGGTTCTTCCTCGGCGCGGTGATCGGGATCGTGCTGACCGCTGCGAAGGTGTTCAAACGCAAGCAGTTGTTCCCGTTCGGCCCGTTCATGCTCGTCGGCGCGCTGATCGGCGTACTGGCAGGCCAGCCGTTGGAGCGGCTCTACCTCGGCTGA